The Herminiimonas arsenitoxidans genome window below encodes:
- a CDS encoding type II and III secretion system protein family protein, translating into MKILNATAIVVGLLLAMPVTADESALTLNVREQRALKTPVNLERIAVEDPDVADVVILRGSNKREGSVLLVGKKPGNTVVTAWPRNGAIKVWNVKVQSQLQGQLQEEGADLQINNDSASIRGEAQSLLSHANTNALGAQAVGQAKVLDKSTIVTSGVVQIDVKIVEFSRNVLKEAGFDFVFNQNRGATFSFGLNNFSNVLSSQTQTPISQAFNLLGAGNGSVNARLKLIEQNGLARVLAQPSLTALSGQSASFLAGGELPVPQSGGLGTTTIVYKPFGIGLTVTPTVLAANRIALKVAPEASDLDYTNAIVANNLTIPAISTRRTETTLELGDGESFVIGGLVSRNTKSSVNKIPFLGDLPIIGPFFRSMQYSQDEKELVIIVTPHLVKPIAKGVELPLPGGDKERRDTPGNTWGSYIMGVAGRDDLPGFSK; encoded by the coding sequence ATGAAAATACTCAATGCCACAGCGATAGTTGTTGGATTGTTGCTTGCAATGCCGGTAACAGCGGATGAGTCTGCTTTGACTTTGAATGTGCGCGAGCAACGTGCTCTCAAGACCCCAGTCAATCTGGAGCGGATTGCAGTGGAGGATCCCGACGTCGCAGATGTAGTGATATTGCGCGGCTCGAACAAGCGTGAGGGGAGCGTGCTTCTGGTCGGCAAGAAGCCGGGTAATACGGTGGTAACAGCATGGCCGCGCAACGGTGCGATCAAGGTGTGGAACGTTAAGGTGCAAAGTCAATTACAAGGTCAGTTACAAGAAGAGGGTGCCGATTTACAGATTAATAATGACAGCGCCAGCATCCGTGGTGAGGCGCAGTCCTTGCTTTCACATGCCAATACCAATGCATTGGGCGCGCAAGCTGTCGGGCAGGCAAAAGTATTGGATAAATCGACCATCGTAACCAGTGGTGTAGTGCAGATCGATGTGAAGATTGTTGAGTTCAGTCGGAATGTTCTCAAGGAAGCGGGTTTCGATTTTGTATTTAATCAAAATCGCGGTGCAACTTTTAGTTTTGGCTTGAACAATTTTTCTAATGTTCTTTCGTCGCAGACGCAGACGCCGATATCGCAGGCTTTCAATTTGCTTGGTGCTGGTAATGGTAGCGTCAACGCTAGATTGAAATTGATAGAACAAAATGGCTTAGCGCGCGTATTGGCACAACCCTCATTGACTGCTTTGTCTGGACAAAGTGCCAGCTTCCTTGCCGGCGGTGAGTTGCCGGTTCCGCAGTCGGGAGGGCTGGGTACGACGACTATTGTCTACAAACCTTTTGGTATTGGATTGACAGTGACACCAACTGTCTTGGCAGCTAATCGCATCGCATTGAAGGTCGCGCCTGAGGCTAGTGATCTTGACTATACGAATGCGATTGTTGCCAATAATCTGACTATCCCAGCTATTTCCACTCGTCGTACGGAAACCACGCTTGAGTTAGGTGATGGCGAAAGTTTCGTCATTGGTGGACTTGTTTCTCGCAATACAAAATCCAGTGTGAACAAGATACCTTTCCTCGGTGATTTACCTATCATCGGACCATTTTTTCGTAGCATGCAGTACAGCCAGGATGAAAAGGAGTTGGTCATTATTGTGACGCCGCACTTGGTGAAGCCGATAGCAAAAGGTGTGGAGCTGCCCTTGCCTGGTGGCGACAAAGAGAGACGCGATACGCCAGGGAATACATGGGGTAGCTACATCATGGGTGTTGCCGGACGAGATGATCTACCCGGATTTTCTAAATAA
- a CDS encoding AAA family ATPase, producing MEKGRQREIAPNDSNRFVFCSSNGAHLRWLAHALSEWHVIQQELAATALLTSRVAECRPRLILLDFSGNCGDSTANCTADMIALAQMMKSKLPDVPVVAVGTMDYPEGAVAALRAGVHHFIDMTAPVVEAHDVIYKLVSAVSSPTVSVEGALITFVGARAGVGTTTLAVHLADILQQEKSVQHKDYQIGLLDLGLPACDGQLYLNVTGNFNFSDTVRNRHRLDRTLIQTALATSHSGIKVISLPRSLTEIADISSADVRSLLSQLRLYFDVLIMDLGGFSDMAFVESMVSASDQTLLVTDQSPGSLVSLSTMLKECEKHGGDASRLQLIVNRYDIRYGMSAQQIAERFSLPLAAVMPECTLRLMSSANQGKLLHEIAKHDPYVRAVHDLAEKLLNPHSEKQTSKLSSWVPSFLKP from the coding sequence ATGGAAAAAGGTCGGCAACGTGAAATTGCCCCCAATGACAGCAATCGATTCGTCTTTTGTTCGTCTAATGGGGCACATCTGCGTTGGCTCGCTCATGCGCTAAGCGAATGGCATGTAATACAGCAGGAACTGGCTGCGACCGCGCTTCTTACTTCACGTGTGGCGGAGTGTAGGCCTAGATTGATATTGCTCGATTTTTCCGGAAATTGCGGCGACAGCACAGCCAACTGCACTGCAGACATGATTGCGTTGGCGCAGATGATGAAGAGCAAGCTGCCGGATGTGCCGGTGGTTGCTGTCGGCACCATGGATTATCCAGAAGGAGCTGTTGCGGCGCTACGCGCTGGAGTTCATCATTTCATCGACATGACGGCGCCGGTAGTCGAGGCACACGACGTTATCTACAAATTGGTTTCTGCCGTATCCAGCCCCACCGTATCGGTCGAAGGAGCGCTGATTACTTTTGTTGGCGCGCGCGCTGGAGTCGGTACAACGACATTGGCTGTTCATCTGGCCGATATCCTGCAACAAGAAAAATCGGTTCAGCACAAAGATTATCAAATAGGGCTGCTTGATCTTGGTTTGCCTGCTTGCGATGGGCAGCTTTATCTCAACGTAACAGGAAATTTCAATTTCAGCGATACGGTGCGTAATCGGCATCGCCTTGACCGGACTTTGATCCAAACTGCTTTAGCGACGAGTCATAGCGGCATCAAAGTAATTTCTTTGCCGCGTTCATTGACAGAGATCGCAGATATATCCAGTGCAGATGTGCGCTCTTTGTTGTCACAACTGCGCCTTTACTTCGATGTATTGATTATGGATTTGGGTGGTTTTTCCGATATGGCGTTTGTGGAAAGTATGGTCAGTGCTTCGGACCAGACATTGCTGGTGACTGATCAAAGTCCAGGCTCGCTGGTTTCTCTTTCAACCATGTTGAAAGAGTGTGAGAAGCATGGCGGTGATGCCAGTCGCTTGCAGTTAATCGTCAATCGTTATGACATTCGATACGGTATGAGTGCACAACAGATTGCCGAACGTTTTAGTTTACCGCTGGCCGCAGTCATGCCGGAATGTACATTGCGCTTGATGAGTAGTGCCAATCAGGGAAAGTTGTTACATGAAATCGCCAAGCACGATCCATACGTGCGAGCGGTTCATGATTTAGCAGAAAAATTATTGAATCCGCATTCGGAGAAGCAGACCAGCAAGCTATCGAGCTGGGTCCCAAGTTTTCTCAAGCCATAA
- a CDS encoding CpaF family protein has translation MNDQIVLTKEDEIFVNTQRFQDIKTAAYDNLLTRIEELGAEFGRWSRSAIQQFVNLDVDGFVRLRRIPLNENEVRLIADALTKELAGLGPLEDLLADGDVEDILINGYNDVFVSRHGVLQRETLRFTDNNHLLRIVRRILAPLGRRLDESNPMVDARLPDGGRLNVVIEPLAVDGPMVSIRKFRKDPLKPSDLQQLGTLNDELFALLESAVKARCNILISGGTSSGKTSLLNALAFFLPENERVVTVEDTAELSLNHPHVVRLESRVGSFEGTGVVTIRDLIRNSLRMRPDRIIVGEVRGAEVLEMLQAMNTGHDGSMATIHANTPRECLHRIEMLAGFAGFQGSESSLRRQIAGALDFIVQIGRLSNGRRRIVSITEITGVGDNIITTQELYRHENFSGPDGEEKDRWVSLGIQPHSPKLKKRQASPNGGNPQKRN, from the coding sequence ATGAACGATCAAATAGTACTTACAAAAGAAGATGAAATCTTTGTGAATACACAAAGATTTCAGGACATCAAAACTGCTGCATACGACAATCTGTTAACGCGTATTGAGGAGTTGGGTGCTGAATTTGGTCGCTGGTCGCGGTCTGCTATACAGCAGTTCGTTAATCTGGATGTTGACGGTTTTGTGCGCTTGCGCCGCATTCCTTTGAATGAAAATGAAGTGCGTCTGATTGCCGATGCATTGACCAAAGAACTGGCCGGGCTGGGGCCGCTGGAAGATTTGCTGGCTGATGGCGATGTGGAAGATATTCTGATCAACGGTTACAACGATGTATTTGTTTCACGTCACGGTGTGTTGCAACGTGAAACTTTGCGCTTTACTGATAACAATCATTTGCTACGCATAGTGCGACGGATACTTGCGCCACTCGGGCGCCGACTGGATGAGTCAAATCCGATGGTCGATGCGCGCTTGCCAGATGGTGGACGTTTGAATGTTGTGATCGAACCGCTTGCGGTCGATGGGCCTATGGTATCGATCCGAAAATTCCGTAAAGACCCTCTTAAGCCTAGCGACCTACAGCAACTGGGAACACTTAATGACGAGTTATTTGCTTTGCTAGAAAGTGCAGTAAAGGCGCGTTGCAATATCTTGATTTCTGGCGGCACTAGTTCCGGAAAAACATCGTTACTCAATGCGTTAGCTTTTTTCCTTCCAGAAAATGAGCGCGTGGTTACTGTTGAAGATACGGCAGAGCTGTCATTGAATCATCCGCATGTCGTGCGCCTTGAATCGCGCGTCGGTAGTTTTGAAGGAACGGGCGTTGTCACGATACGTGATTTGATACGCAATAGCTTACGTATGCGTCCGGATCGCATCATTGTCGGAGAAGTGCGCGGCGCGGAAGTGCTGGAAATGTTGCAAGCGATGAACACTGGTCATGATGGCTCAATGGCGACTATCCATGCGAATACGCCTCGCGAATGTTTGCATCGTATCGAGATGCTGGCTGGCTTTGCTGGTTTTCAGGGAAGTGAGTCTAGTCTGCGCCGCCAGATTGCCGGCGCGCTGGATTTCATCGTTCAGATCGGACGCCTGTCCAATGGCCGCCGACGCATCGTATCAATCACTGAAATTACTGGTGTTGGAGACAACATCATTACAACGCAGGAACTCTATCGTCACGAAAATTTCAGTGGTCCTGACGGTGAGGAAAAAGATCGCTGGGTATCGCTCGGTATTCAACCGCATTCACCGAAGCTGAAAAAAAGACAGGCATCTCCTAATGGCGGTAATCCACAAAAGAGAAACTGA
- a CDS encoding type II secretion system F family protein has product MTALTLWLMAGAILLLAFGILLWQNAQLHQRQDATSAFVDQQIRSMASQQTSTDDVEQNAVLQPRIESNILRRFLLRAGIIPTPIFYAFLVLPGIVLTLLAAMFGGILSVIGTVFLYVTLIYFRLWLKAMRRHQKMVRQLPAFLDTMVRLTIVGNSLESAFQATVLSSEAPLRDLLDRANRLVQAGMDLEHALMQQARLFHVIELELIAAVIGVALRFGGRADMVLERMAAFMRDREYAQNELIALSAETRLSAWILGFLPIGLGVFMIIFNNKMFVTMLDDPIGKNMLIGAAVLEIIGAYWLYRLAKSV; this is encoded by the coding sequence ATGACAGCGCTCACATTATGGTTGATGGCAGGTGCGATCTTGTTGCTCGCATTTGGTATTCTCCTGTGGCAAAACGCGCAACTTCATCAGCGCCAAGATGCTACGTCGGCATTTGTTGATCAGCAAATTCGTAGCATGGCATCGCAGCAGACTTCGACAGATGATGTTGAGCAAAATGCGGTGCTACAGCCGCGTATCGAGTCGAATATATTACGTCGTTTTTTGCTGCGGGCAGGAATAATACCTACACCAATTTTTTATGCCTTCTTGGTATTACCTGGCATCGTGTTAACGCTGCTGGCGGCAATGTTCGGAGGAATTTTGTCTGTTATTGGCACGGTATTTTTATACGTGACTTTAATATATTTTCGCTTATGGCTGAAGGCCATGCGACGCCATCAAAAAATGGTACGACAGTTGCCAGCTTTTTTGGACACGATGGTTCGGCTAACTATCGTTGGTAATAGTCTGGAATCAGCGTTTCAAGCCACAGTGCTGTCTAGCGAAGCACCTTTGCGAGACCTTCTTGATCGTGCCAACCGTCTGGTGCAGGCAGGGATGGATCTTGAGCATGCATTGATGCAACAAGCACGCTTATTTCATGTGATTGAACTGGAATTGATTGCAGCAGTGATTGGCGTTGCTCTGCGGTTTGGCGGACGGGCAGATATGGTATTGGAACGCATGGCTGCTTTCATGCGTGATCGAGAATACGCACAAAATGAACTTATTGCCCTGTCTGCAGAGACCAGGCTATCTGCGTGGATTTTAGGTTTTCTGCCGATTGGTCTGGGCGTTTTTATGATTATTTTTAATAACAAAATGTTTGTCACCATGCTGGACGATCCGATCGGGAAAAACATGCTGATTGGTGCCGCCGTGCTGGAGATTATCGGCGCTTACTGGTTGTATCGTCTGGCGAAGTCTGTGTGA
- a CDS encoding type II secretion system F family protein: MRSEKILNRRIDTQEYQEEEESQPQGPLWRRWLDGFLAYMAHWVDTPLGKQLVAQEDRVLLDQCGVNDTRGKTIFFAIRVLLGVGLPALAWSIASDRSPLVLLCMGFAGFAIGYMGPKWMMQMRAKERRRQAAEELPLLIDLLRLLQGVGLSIDQSLNVVENEFSRSLPILSKELQIAAQQYLNGRTREQSLRRFSTVFDNEDMGAIARLIVQVDRYGGAVQQPLQQFSDRVREQRKLDMKEKVGKLTVKMTGIMVLALLPALLIITGGAGFLAIIRALSKLGG, from the coding sequence ATGCGTAGTGAAAAAATATTGAATCGTCGCATCGATACACAAGAATATCAGGAGGAAGAAGAAAGTCAGCCACAAGGACCCTTGTGGCGTCGCTGGCTGGATGGCTTTCTCGCGTATATGGCGCACTGGGTCGATACCCCACTTGGGAAGCAATTGGTTGCCCAAGAGGACAGAGTATTGCTCGATCAATGTGGTGTGAATGACACTCGTGGGAAAACGATATTTTTTGCTATACGTGTGTTGCTTGGCGTTGGTTTGCCTGCCCTTGCATGGAGCATCGCATCTGATCGCTCACCCCTCGTTCTGCTTTGCATGGGATTTGCAGGCTTTGCTATCGGCTACATGGGGCCGAAATGGATGATGCAGATGAGGGCAAAAGAGCGCCGTCGTCAAGCTGCTGAAGAATTGCCATTGCTGATAGATCTCTTGCGTCTGCTGCAAGGTGTTGGCTTATCGATTGATCAAAGCTTAAATGTTGTGGAGAACGAATTTTCTCGTTCTTTGCCGATCTTGAGTAAGGAATTGCAGATAGCGGCGCAACAGTATTTAAATGGGCGTACGCGCGAGCAATCGCTGCGACGGTTTTCTACTGTCTTCGATAATGAGGATATGGGCGCTATTGCGCGTCTGATTGTGCAAGTCGATCGCTATGGCGGTGCAGTGCAACAGCCATTGCAACAGTTTAGTGACCGTGTGCGCGAACAGCGCAAGTTGGACATGAAAGAAAAGGTCGGAAAACTCACTGTCAAGATGACGGGCATTATGGTCTTGGCTCTATTGCCTGCTTTATTAATTATCACGGGCGGAGCCGGTTTTCTGGCTATTATCCGCGCGCTTTCCAAGCTGGGAGGCTGA
- a CDS encoding tetratricopeptide repeat protein encodes MQGYTKINVIAVLSALLLCGGCANFNSSASDYAARNEAATQRQQSDQDKPALDNKQVYLEMIKKMQDRSLYFASMAHIDAYQKSYGSSPEIQRLYADALRATGQDDAAEKQYQQLRTTTEAAAAWHGLGLLAAQRGDSVNAIAHLRESNRRDPTNAMVLSDLSYALLYDGDRAAARLPLMQAVELAPDNRKVISNLALFFLLSNETAKAEALMKDAYIPADVRTEIRKRKDAIAARGTQPAAKVVSEADIQNRTLPAIASGNGMQLQLQLQLLQPNVVPRSRSE; translated from the coding sequence ATGCAAGGGTATACCAAGATCAATGTCATAGCGGTGTTATCAGCACTGCTACTCTGCGGCGGTTGTGCCAACTTTAATTCTTCGGCCAGTGATTATGCTGCACGGAATGAGGCAGCAACGCAGCGTCAGCAGTCCGATCAGGATAAACCGGCTTTGGATAACAAGCAGGTGTACTTGGAAATGATCAAGAAGATGCAGGATCGTTCCCTGTATTTTGCTTCGATGGCACATATCGATGCGTATCAAAAAAGTTATGGATCATCGCCGGAAATACAACGCTTGTATGCAGATGCCTTGCGCGCGACCGGACAAGATGATGCGGCAGAAAAACAGTACCAACAATTACGCACAACAACGGAGGCTGCTGCGGCCTGGCACGGCCTAGGTTTGCTGGCTGCACAAAGAGGTGACTCCGTCAATGCGATTGCCCATCTACGCGAATCCAATCGACGGGATCCAACCAATGCAATGGTGTTGAGTGATTTAAGCTATGCCTTGCTGTATGACGGCGATCGTGCTGCTGCACGTTTACCTTTGATGCAGGCAGTCGAATTGGCGCCGGACAATCGCAAAGTTATCAGTAATCTGGCCCTGTTCTTTTTACTCTCTAATGAGACTGCGAAGGCAGAAGCCTTGATGAAGGATGCATATATTCCGGCCGATGTTAGAACCGAGATCCGCAAACGCAAAGATGCTATCGCGGCGCGCGGCACGCAGCCAGCGGCGAAGGTTGTTAGCGAGGCCGATATCCAGAACCGTACTTTGCCGGCCATTGCAAGTGGTAATGGCATGCAACTGCAATTGCAGTTGCAACTATTGCAACCGAATGTAGTGCCGCGCAGCCGTAGTGAGTAA
- a CDS encoding DUF3613 domain-containing protein has product MSKHGQGVLFIGISGGFMSQLISSKRYTTTLRAFLVSIYGCAALLLGTMSICNAQAVDTESNTSFVKSKPKTRQIGEVTSDLLAMQVNGSAAGPALPMLGATSTLSWERYKDSFKYKIPENFDRAIRKNDGQ; this is encoded by the coding sequence GTGAGTAAACACGGTCAAGGCGTACTTTTTATCGGGATATCAGGGGGATTTATGTCGCAACTTATTTCATCCAAACGTTATACAACAACACTGCGGGCATTTTTAGTGTCGATCTACGGATGTGCTGCATTGTTATTAGGCACTATGTCGATTTGCAATGCACAAGCAGTTGATACTGAATCCAATACGTCGTTTGTGAAGAGCAAACCAAAGACACGTCAGATCGGCGAGGTCACTTCGGATTTGTTAGCCATGCAGGTTAATGGTAGTGCAGCTGGTCCTGCATTGCCCATGCTGGGGGCAACAAGCACATTGAGTTGGGAGCGTTACAAAGATAGTTTCAAGTACAAAATTCCTGAGAATTTTGATCGTGCTATCAGAAAGAACGATGGGCAATAA
- a CDS encoding pilus assembly protein TadG-related protein: protein MKIMSGSCIAASHALHCIWASSRQRGSIVVMAAIGISTMVILLASIDIGYLFFQKRELQKIADLSALAGAQQLGRSTVSAGNACPSSVITTAEANAKVAQNFSGAITVSCGNWDPVAETTAPHYRAIATGIMPNAVSVHVSQSFRSFFGAWASRAVSAVAIATADAQIAVFSVGSRLLRINDAGVVPGLLTKLGVGMNGVDIASYNGLANVSIKTSGLLRALGVQLPVNADVGTIKQSVLDLNTGGCSNGACTLETLLGAMTTLVGQQDFINLLGISAAQLKLPVQIFSNANGRGGILALVDAANGNSALSTNINALDLITTAIGVANGHNGIKLELGANLPAGILQSETKIGIVEPPSIGIGGKDTMAYTSQVRVFTHLQSNLLKANLLRADLPIAIEIVNGSAKIDELCQEKMNGKDTAKISVQAPIFQLCIGSLTADSAFSNTAPACDASLPSHPFLTLLGTTLPLSSLAVPGLQNIGSHTFVKGETYTFGNNNLPLGTTTKNLVDNLLDSLLARLLGATYSQGQSTPTKEQLAGGLLGAVTGNVLGTAVTQVEQALSALQKFTNDVKANTDLFTALGTALESVLNTVGNLVGGLLNGVGNLIGQVVCGVLNPFSPSNANQCTLAKQFEGNQGSSSVSKVLLTILGLITQLLEPLLNDLGKALAAQLNDLLGIGLGQVDVTLIDLKCGGGDSVRLVY from the coding sequence ATGAAAATCATGTCCGGCTCATGTATCGCCGCTTCACATGCATTGCATTGCATATGGGCGAGCTCGCGCCAGCGTGGTTCGATTGTCGTGATGGCCGCAATCGGTATTTCGACGATGGTGATCTTGTTGGCATCGATCGATATCGGCTATCTATTTTTTCAGAAACGTGAGTTGCAAAAGATTGCAGATTTGTCCGCGCTTGCAGGTGCGCAGCAATTGGGGCGATCCACGGTATCGGCTGGTAACGCATGTCCTTCATCGGTGATTACTACTGCCGAGGCTAATGCAAAAGTGGCGCAGAATTTTTCAGGGGCGATTACTGTATCTTGTGGAAATTGGGATCCTGTAGCTGAGACAACGGCGCCGCATTATCGAGCCATTGCCACTGGCATCATGCCGAATGCAGTCAGTGTGCATGTCAGTCAGTCATTCCGCAGTTTTTTTGGCGCCTGGGCGAGTAGAGCTGTGAGCGCGGTTGCGATTGCTACTGCGGATGCACAGATTGCAGTGTTTTCAGTTGGCTCTAGATTGTTGAGAATTAACGATGCTGGTGTTGTTCCGGGGCTTTTAACAAAACTGGGTGTGGGAATGAATGGCGTTGATATTGCGTCCTACAATGGTTTGGCAAATGTATCGATAAAAACTAGTGGTTTGTTGAGGGCTTTGGGCGTCCAGCTACCTGTTAATGCTGACGTAGGGACTATTAAGCAAAGCGTCTTGGATTTGAATACAGGAGGCTGTAGTAACGGCGCATGTACTTTGGAAACATTGCTTGGAGCAATGACAACTTTGGTGGGACAACAAGATTTTATTAACCTTCTAGGAATTAGTGCCGCGCAGCTTAAATTGCCGGTTCAGATTTTTTCTAATGCCAATGGACGTGGCGGCATATTGGCATTGGTTGATGCTGCAAATGGGAATTCTGCCTTAAGTACGAACATTAATGCTTTGGATTTGATAACAACTGCGATTGGCGTAGCCAATGGCCACAATGGGATTAAGTTAGAACTGGGCGCGAACCTCCCCGCAGGGATACTTCAGTCAGAAACAAAAATCGGCATCGTAGAGCCGCCATCGATTGGTATAGGGGGGAAGGATACGATGGCCTATACCTCGCAAGTTCGGGTATTTACTCATCTGCAGAGCAATTTGTTGAAGGCCAATTTGTTACGTGCTGATTTACCGATCGCTATTGAAATAGTAAACGGATCGGCAAAGATAGATGAACTATGTCAAGAAAAAATGAATGGAAAAGATACTGCGAAAATTTCGGTGCAAGCTCCTATCTTTCAACTTTGCATTGGAAGTTTGACTGCGGACAGTGCTTTTTCTAATACGGCTCCGGCATGCGACGCTAGCTTGCCGAGCCATCCGTTCCTTACTCTTCTCGGCACGACTTTGCCGCTCTCTAGTCTTGCAGTCCCTGGACTACAGAATATAGGTTCACATACCTTTGTGAAAGGAGAGACATATACCTTTGGTAACAACAACTTACCATTGGGCACGACGACTAAAAATTTGGTGGATAACTTGCTGGACTCTTTACTTGCTAGATTGCTTGGTGCTACTTATTCCCAAGGGCAAAGCACTCCCACAAAAGAGCAGCTTGCAGGGGGACTTTTGGGGGCAGTAACGGGTAATGTATTAGGTACGGCAGTAACTCAGGTCGAGCAGGCTTTGAGCGCTCTCCAAAAATTTACTAATGATGTAAAAGCGAATACAGATCTATTTACTGCACTCGGGACTGCATTGGAAAGTGTGCTAAACACTGTTGGAAATTTGGTCGGAGGCTTACTCAATGGTGTTGGTAACTTGATAGGGCAGGTGGTATGTGGGGTGCTGAATCCATTTTCACCGTCAAATGCCAACCAATGCACGTTGGCTAAACAGTTTGAAGGAAATCAAGGCAGCAGTTCAGTAAGTAAGGTGCTGTTAACTATTTTGGGCTTGATCACTCAATTGCTGGAACCGCTATTGAATGATCTTGGAAAAGCCTTGGCAGCACAGCTTAATGATTTACTTGGCATCGGTCTTGGGCAAGTCGATGTCACCTTAATCGACCTGAAATGCGGTGGCGGCGATAGTGTCAGATTGGTTTACTAA
- a CDS encoding DUF4282 domain-containing protein, which produces MKNKTSLAKWFGYLGFDHLIAPFLIKVIYWGGVVLILSAGIGGFFATFEMPDKGISGVLLAIGATVLSLLIWRLLCEMLILAFNIYARLVEIRNLLSHRQARVDAYQKIPSVRVLKND; this is translated from the coding sequence ATGAAAAATAAAACATCCTTAGCAAAATGGTTTGGCTATCTCGGCTTCGATCATTTGATTGCGCCGTTCTTGATCAAGGTGATTTATTGGGGTGGAGTGGTCCTTATTTTGAGCGCTGGCATAGGCGGCTTCTTCGCGACCTTTGAAATGCCTGATAAGGGTATCTCTGGCGTACTACTCGCGATAGGTGCGACAGTGCTGTCGTTATTGATCTGGCGCTTGCTGTGCGAGATGTTGATTCTTGCGTTCAATATTTACGCAAGACTGGTGGAGATTCGTAACCTGTTATCACACCGACAGGCGAGGGTGGATGCGTATCAAAAAATACCAAGCGTGCGTGTTTTGAAAAACGACTGA
- a CDS encoding sigma 54-interacting transcriptional regulator gives MLKNKSPQENIDIYVWEGKSDIFDRIVRCLISSEVDVIRADSMDLVQDQAKVSPSIAIISVTMIDGGRFNADDWQKAHGMPVIWVAEAPRAYDSRVYPPEYSHILMLDFTCAELRRLVFGLAGEMHSNTKAAQERDPLIAESEVMRTLLKETTAFADCDSNVLIAGETGVGKERIARLLHENHSRYGNGPFVAVNCGAIPDGLFESHFFGHAKGAFTGAMLAHKGYFEQADNGTLFLDEIGDLPLYQQVKLLRVLEQSKVTRLGSTTEIDIEFRLVAATNRNLRELVRQEMFRSDLYYRMAVIELRVPSLEERGEIDKIAIFRGIVMQIFKNGARDSSPLPEIPDWLLRMVANTRFRGNVRELRNIAERITIIHRQLGDWDRAAIDRVFLALQELKVECDNEDQAGTRKKWDAADRNRIIEALDAHNWRRQDTANHLKMSRKVLWEKMRKFQIIDGDPEPGEVEP, from the coding sequence ATGCTAAAAAACAAATCGCCTCAAGAAAATATCGACATTTATGTGTGGGAAGGTAAATCCGATATTTTTGATCGCATCGTTCGCTGCCTGATTAGTTCCGAGGTAGATGTCATTCGGGCGGACAGCATGGATCTGGTACAGGATCAGGCGAAGGTGTCGCCATCCATTGCGATTATCTCTGTCACGATGATTGATGGTGGGCGCTTCAATGCGGATGATTGGCAAAAGGCGCATGGCATGCCGGTGATCTGGGTCGCGGAAGCGCCGCGTGCTTATGATTCGCGCGTTTATCCGCCAGAGTATTCACACATTTTGATGCTGGATTTTACGTGCGCAGAATTGCGTCGCCTGGTATTTGGTTTGGCAGGCGAAATGCATAGCAATACGAAGGCGGCGCAGGAGCGTGATCCGCTGATTGCAGAATCCGAAGTCATGCGTACTTTGTTGAAAGAAACGACGGCCTTTGCCGATTGCGATTCCAATGTATTGATCGCGGGTGAAACCGGTGTGGGTAAGGAGCGTATCGCGCGACTACTACACGAGAATCATAGCCGCTACGGAAATGGTCCCTTTGTTGCCGTCAATTGCGGTGCGATTCCGGATGGTTTGTTTGAGTCGCATTTTTTCGGCCATGCGAAGGGCGCATTTACTGGTGCGATGCTGGCGCATAAAGGCTATTTTGAACAGGCAGACAACGGTACGCTTTTTCTGGATGAGATCGGCGATCTTCCTTTGTATCAGCAAGTCAAATTGTTGCGTGTGCTGGAGCAAAGCAAGGTAACGCGATTGGGCTCGACGACGGAGATTGATATTGAATTTCGATTAGTGGCGGCAACCAATCGAAATTTGCGCGAGTTGGTCAGGCAAGAAATGTTCCGCTCGGATTTGTATTACCGCATGGCCGTGATTGAATTGCGTGTGCCTAGTTTGGAAGAGCGCGGTGAGATCGACAAGATCGCTATTTTCCGCGGCATCGTGATGCAGATATTTAAAAATGGTGCGCGTGACTCTTCACCGTTGCCAGAGATTCCGGATTGGTTGTTGCGCATGGTTGCCAACACGCGTTTCCGCGGCAATGTCAGAGAGCTGCGCAATATTGCAGAGCGCATCACGATTATTCATCGTCAGCTTGGCGATTGGGATAGAGCGGCGATTGATCGCGTGTTTTTGGCCTTGCAGGAATTGAAGGTGGAATGCGATAACGAAGATCAGGCTGGTACGCGGAAAAAATGGGATGCAGCTGATCGCAATCGTATTATTGAGGCGCTGGATGCGCATAACTGGCGCAGACAAGATACGGCGAATCATTTGAAAATGAGTCGCAAGGTGTTGTGGGAAAAAATGCGCAAGTTCCAGATCATCGATGGTGATCCGGAACCCGGCGAGGTAGAGCCTTGA